A DNA window from Fusobacterium sp. FSA-380-WT-3A contains the following coding sequences:
- the dusB gene encoding tRNA dihydrouridine synthase DusB yields the protein MKIYTAPMAGVTDYTFRNILKEFEPDMIFTEMVSVNALEVLNDKTINKLLRLRDGEAVQVFGSDIDKIVNSALYLENKGVKQIDLNAGCPMPKVTKNGSGAALLENPEKIREILTKMREVLKPETNISIKIRVGFKGVKEYIKIAKIAEEVGCTHITVHGRTREQMYTGKADWTKIKEVKEAVNIPVIGNGDIFTAEDALEKVKFSRVDGIMLARGMCGNPWLIRDIREIFEYGEVKTKVTEEEKIDMAIKHIYMAREDNENDKFIFEMRKHICWYLKGIRGSAEAKNRINKQEDYKEVIKILEELKEQVKG from the coding sequence ATGAAAATTTATACAGCTCCTATGGCAGGAGTTACAGATTATACTTTTAGAAATATTCTAAAAGAATTTGAACCAGATATGATATTTACTGAGATGGTTAGTGTAAATGCCTTAGAAGTTTTAAATGATAAAACTATAAATAAATTATTAAGACTTAGAGATGGAGAAGCTGTTCAAGTTTTTGGTTCAGATATAGATAAAATTGTGAATAGTGCACTTTATTTAGAAAATAAAGGTGTAAAACAAATAGATTTAAATGCTGGTTGTCCTATGCCTAAAGTAACTAAAAATGGTTCAGGAGCAGCTCTTTTAGAAAATCCAGAAAAAATTAGAGAAATTTTAACAAAAATGAGAGAAGTTTTAAAACCAGAAACAAATATTTCTATAAAAATAAGAGTTGGTTTTAAAGGAGTAAAAGAATATATTAAAATAGCTAAAATAGCAGAAGAAGTAGGATGTACACATATTACAGTTCATGGAAGAACTAGAGAACAGATGTATACAGGAAAAGCTGATTGGACTAAAATAAAAGAAGTAAAAGAAGCAGTAAATATTCCAGTTATAGGAAATGGTGATATTTTTACAGCAGAAGATGCTCTAGAAAAAGTAAAATTTTCTAGAGTTGATGGAATTATGTTAGCTAGAGGAATGTGTGGAAATCCATGGCTTATAAGAGATATAAGAGAGATTTTTGAGTATGGGGAAGTTAAAACTAAAGTAACAGAAGAAGAAAAAATAGATATGGCTATAAAACATATTTACATGGCTAGAGAAGATAACGAAAATGATAAATTTATTTTTGAAATGAGAAAGCATATTTGTTGGTATTTAAAAGGAATTAGAGGTTCAGCAGAGGCAAAAAATAGAATAAATAAACAAGAAGATTATAAAGAAGTTATAAAAATATTAGAAGAACTAAAAGAACAAGTGAAAGGATAA